From Cryobacterium sp. GrIS_2_6:
AGAAGCTCACCGGGTTCGACTACGACCTTGCCCAGGCCATCGGTGCCAAGCTCGGCGTCACCATGGACCTGCAGACCCAGGCCTTCGACAGCATCATCCCGTCGCTGCAGTCCGGCAAACACGACGTGATCATGTCAGGGATGAACGACACCGTGGAGCGCCAGAAGACGATTGACTTCGTAGACTACTTCCACGCCGGGTTCTCGATCCTGGTGCCCAAGGGCAACCCCGGCACGATCACGACCGTGCTCGACCTGTGCGGCAAGGACGTCGCCGTGCAGAAGGCGACCGTGCAGGCCGACATCCTCCACGGGTACGACGCGGAGTGCAGTGCCTCCGGCGCCGGCCCGATGAAGCTCTCCGAACTGCCGCTCGAGACGGATGTGCAGACCGCCGTTCGAGCGGGCAAGGCCGTTGCCGATGTCGTCGACTCCGCTGTCGCGGCGTATGCCGCGCAGACCGCTGGAGGCGGCAGCATGTTCGAGGTCGTTCGGGACGCCAAGAACCCGGCCGGGTACAACCCGGTGTACACCGGGATCGGCGTGTTGAAAAAGGACGCCGACTTGAGCAAGGCCCTCAACCTCGCCCTGGCCGCAGTCATCAAGGACGGGTCGTACGCCGAAATCCTCGCCAAGTACGGCATGAGCGACTACGGCGTTGACGCGTCCGGTATCAACCTCGGGTCGTGACCGGATGCCGCGCGCACTGCTGACCACTCGGGAATCCGTTGCCGGGAGCGACAGCCTCGCTGTCGACCCGGACGACATCGTCGCTGTGCCGTTGCGGCATCCGTGGCGGTGGATCATCGCCGTCTTCCTGCTGATCGGGTTCGTCTGCCTCGGCATTTCGCTGTGGCAGAACCAGAACGTGGATCACCCGACCATCTCCGAGTTCATCTTCAACCCGCGCATCCTGAGCGGGGTTGTGCTGACCATCATGCTCACGGTCGTCGCGATGCTGGTGTCGACAGTGCTGGGGGTGCTGCTGGCCATCATGCGGCTCTCCAGCAATCCGGTGATGAACATCCTGGCCTGGCTGTACGTGTGGGCGTTCCGCGGCACACCGCTCCTGATCCAGATCGTGTTCTGGGGCTACCTGGGCCTGCTCTACGCGCAGATCTCGGTGGGCATCCCGTTCACTGACTTCACGATCTTCGCCATGGACACCAACACTCTCATCCCCGCGCTCACGGCCGGGCTGCTCGCCCTTACCCTCAACCAGGCCGCGTACTCGGCGGAGATCGTGCGCTCGGGGATGCTCTCGGTGGACGAGGGCCAGTACGAGGCGGCCTACTCCGTGGGCATGAGCCCGGTGTTCACTCTGTTCAAGGTGGTGTTGCCGCAGGCGATGCGGGTCATCATCCCTCCGATGGGCAACGAGACGATCTCGATGCTCAAGAACACCTCGCTGCTCTCGGTGATCGCGGTTCTCGAGCTGTACACGGTCGCGACGCAGATCTCCTCGCAGAACCTCCGCCAGGTGGAGCTGCTCGTCGTGGTGAGCTGCTGGTACCTGTTCCTCACCTCGGTGCTCTCCATCCCGCAGTACTACCTCGAGCGCTACTACGGGCGCGGCACTGCGAGAAGCCTGCCGCCGACCCCGTTCCAGCGGGTGCGCGCCTTGCTCCGCAGCAACCATGCGTTCGGTCGCGCACGAGCCCTCGGCGTTGATCGCAGTCACGGCAGCAGCCGCGGCAATCAGACAATCGACCGCGCGACGCACAGACAGGATGCCTCATGACCGACACCGTCTACGCTCAGGTCGATCCCGGTGCACTTAACAGTCCCGTCGAGCCGCTGCTCAGCGCCCTCAAGGTGCGCAAGAGTTACGGCGGCGTCGAAGTGCTCAAGGGAATCTCGCTGAGCGTCAATCCCGGCCAGGTGATGTGCCTTCTCGGTCCCTCCGGTTCGGGCAAATCCACGTTCCTGCGCTGCATCAACCACTTGGAACGCATCGACGGCGGCCGCATCTCCGTCAACGGTGAACTCGTCGGCTACGCCCAGCGCCGGGACCGCATCTTTGAGATGAACCCGCGCGAGGTAGCGAGGCAGCGCCGGGGGATCGGCATGGTCTTCCAACGGTTCAACCTGTTTCCGCACATGACCGCCCTCGAGAACATCACGGCTGCGCCGGTCGGTGTGCGCAGACTGCCCCGGCAGGCCGCGCTCACCCGTGGGCTCGAGCTGCTGGACCGGGTCGGCCTGGCCGACCTCGCGCAGTCCTATCCGGCACAGCTCTCCGGCGGACAGCAGCAGCGAGTGGCGATCGCGCGGGCGCTCGCCATGGACCCCAAGCTGCTCCTCTTCGACGAGCCCACGAGCGCCCTCGACCCTGAACTGGTCGGCGACGTGCTCGATGTGATGCGCACCCTCGCCGCGGACGGGATGACCATGGTCGTCGTCACCCACGAGATCGGCTTCGCCCGCGGCGCCGCCGACGTGGTCGTGTTCATGGACGGGGGCGTGGTCGTGGAGTCGGGTCCTCCCGGCGAGGTGCTCGACAACCCGCAGAGCCCGCGCACGAAAGCCTTCCTCGACAGCGTGATGTAGCCAGCCGCCCCATCCCGCCCCCGACCACCGAAGTCCGCCGTCCGGACGGTAGCAGCCGGGCTCGGGCTCAGGTCAGGGCGGCCAGGGCAAGGAGGGCGAGTGCCGCAGTGCTGGTGGCCAGGCGGGCGAGGTTCCAGCGGCTCCACGGGGTCTCGAAGGCGACCCGAGCCTGCCGGTGCTCGGAATCCTCACCGCGGCCAGGGGATCGGTGTGTCGGGCGGTACCGCCAGCTCTGCATGATGCGGTGACCGGGGTCGAGAACGAGAGTCTGTCCGGTGATGTACCCGTCCCAGGCCTTGTCGTCGCCGCCGACGCGGGCGTCGATACTCGCATCCGTGCCGGTCATCGCTGTATCACCGGTGCTGCTGAGCCAGGTCTCATACACCCGCTCGGGGCTCGCCCGCACGATCGCGGACAGTCCGAACCCGGTCAGGGGTCAGGCTCATTCGGTAGGCTGCGTCCCAGCTGATGACGCCGCCTTCCACCGCACGACGCGTATCCGCCGGTGCTACGCTGCGCTAGGCACTCGCACGGTGAGGCTGCCCGGGTCGATCCAGGTCTTCAGGGCGACCGCCTTGCCGAATTCGTCGCCGTCGAGCTCGATCTCCTCCGGCCGGTGCAGGCGCAGGACGAGCTCGGTTCCGGTCGCGTAGTTGAGGGCGTCGACGTCCTTCGTCCTCAACCGGTGCCCGAGCGGGGTGCGGCTGAGCACCCCGTTCTCCCAGATCACCTTGGAGACGATTTGCACCCAGCCGAGCACTCCCTTCGGCTTGAGCACGACGATGTCGAAGTGCCCGTCGTCGACGACCGCGTCGGGCAGCAACACGATCTCGGCGGGAAGCAGGCCGCAATTGCCGACCATGATCGTGTGGGCCCGCATGGACTGCGCGGGCTGTTTGTCGAGGCTGTACCGGAAGTGCAGGTCGTTCCGGTCCTGCCCCACGGCGACCATGGCCTTCACATAAGCGAGCCAACCGACCTTCGCCTTCAGATCGTCGTCGGTGTTGGCGAGCATCTTTGCGTCCAGACCGAGTCCGGCCATCACCAGGTAGGCGTGCCGGTCGATCCTTCGGTCGGCGCGTTCGATGTCGATCATGCCCATGTCGATCACGCGGTCGGTCCCGGTGAACGCGGAGCGGATCGACCCGTCGAGGTCGTCGAGGGCGAGCTTCAGGTTGCGGGCGAGCAGGTTCCCGGTGCCAGAGGGAAGCAGCGCGAGTGCGCACACAGTGCCGTGCACGATCTCGGCGACCGCGCGAACAGTGCCGTCGCCGCCGGCCACAACGATGACGGATGCCCCCGCCTCGATCGCCTGCCGGGCCGCACCCTGTCCCGGGTCGTCTTTCGACGTCTCGAACCAGAGTGTTTCCGGCCAGCCCGCGGCGGACTCTTCGGTCGCGACGGAGGCCTTGAGCGCGGGAAGGTCGACCTTGATCGGGTTGTAGACGACCGCGGCCAGGCGGGTCCGGGCCTCCGGGGCGGTTCCGTTTCCGGTCGCGTCGGGATCCGTTAGCTCTGTGTTGGTCATGGGGCATCCTCCGGGTTCTGTGCGGGAAGCCTAGCGCCCCGCAGGCTCGGCAGTCACCGTCGTGCGACATTCGTCACCGGTAAGACGGTTCTGGGGCGGAATTGTCACGCCGATCGGCCAGATTGTTCGCGACCTTGGTTCAGCACACCCGTTCCCCGCGGGTATAGCGTGGCGCTATGCCCACCCTGCCGCCCATCGATCGGGTCAGCGTGGACGACCTGATGTCGCTCGCCACCGAGCGTGGCTCCTCGCCCATGCAGGTCGGAGCGGTGCTCTTCCTCGACAGTCGTTCGGGCCTCGACCCCGAGGCAGCCCTCCGCGTGCTCGCCGACCGCATCCGCCAGGTGCCGCGGCTGCGGCAACGACTGGTCGACGTGCCCAGGGGATGCGGCCGCCCGGCCTGGGTCGACGACCCCGCCTTCGACGTGTCCTCGCGAGTGTGCCCGGCGCCCGGGGGAGAGGCGGCGGTCCTCGACATCGCCGCGGGGCTGCTCGGCACGCGGCTGTCGCGTTCCCGACCGCTCTGGGTCGCGGTGCTCGTGACCGGCGTCGGTGGGGGTGCGCCGGGTGCGGAGCTCGCGCCGGGTTCGCTCGGTTCGGCTGGCTCGCCGGATTCCTTGGGTACTTTCGGTGCGCGGGATGCCCCGGTTGCCTCACCGGACGACCGCGCCGCGCTCATCATCGTGTTCCACCACGTGCTCGCAGACGGGATGGGCGGCCTCGCCGTGATGGCGAGCCTCGTCGACCGCCCCGCGGAATCCCTGCCGCGAAAGCGGGTGAATCGTCGGTCTGGAGTGCCCATAACGACGATTCACCCGCTTTCGCGAAAGGGTTCTGGTGGGATGCCGTCGGTCGGGGCGCTCGCGCGCGACGCGTGGGCGGGCAGGGTTCGCGCGGTGCCGCACCTCCCGGCGACCCTGGCGCGCGCGGTCGGCGGCCTCCTCGCGTTGCGCGGATCGATCGGCGCCCCGCGCCTGGCCCGCACCTCGCTCAACGTACCGACCGGGCCGCGGCGGCGCTTCGTGTCGATCCGGCTCGACCTGGCGGAGGTCCTCACGGCCGGCCACGCGCACCACGCCACCGTCAACGACGTCGTGCTTACGGCGATCGGCGGCGCGCTGCACCGACTGCTCGATCAGCGCGGCGAGCGGCAGGAGACCTTCGTGTTGTCGGTGCCGTTCTCGGGTCGGCGCCAGGCTGCCGCGGGCGAACTGGGGAACCAGAGCGGGGTGATTCCGATCCTCGTGCCCGGTGTCGGGCATCCGTTCACCCGGCTGGATGCTGTCGCCACCGCCACGAAGACGGCGAAACTCGCCCCCGCGGGTGCGTCGACGGCGTTGCTCGGGCCGTTCTTCCGGCTGCTCGCGCGGCTCGGCCTGTTCCAGCGGTTCATCAGCCGGCAGCGGAGGATCCACACCTTCGTGACCAACCTGCGCGGGCCGGGGGAGCCGCTCGCGATATTCGGGTGCCCGGTCACCGGCCTCGTGCCCCTGACCGGCCCCACCGGAAACGTGACGGTGTCGTTCGCCGTGCTCTCCTACGCAGGCGGCCTCGAGGTAACCCTCGCCGCCGACCCGGACACCTGCCCCGACCTTGACGCCCTCCGCGCGCTCCTCGAGCACGAGTTCGCCGCCCTGCTGTCCTGAGTTTGACGGGAAGCTAGTCGGCGCCCAGAATGGAACTAAGTTCCATTTTGGGGCCGTGAAGCGCAAGGAGTCTCCGTGCAGATCCGCAATGCCACCAGCCCGACCGAAGTCCGGGGAATGACGACCGCCGAGCTGCGCGAACGCTTCCTCGTCACCGACCTCTTCGTCGACGACGAGTTGCGCGCCGTCTACTCCCACGAAGACCGGGTCATCCTCGTCGGGGTCAGCCCCGTTACGGCCCCGCTCACCCTCGAGAGCTTCCCGGAACTGCGGACCGACCACTTCTTCGAGCGCCGCGAGGCCGGGATCGTCAACGTCGGCGGATCCGGAACCGTTGTCGTCGACGGCGTGCCGTTCGCCCTCGGGCACGGATCGTGCCTGTACATCGGCCGCGGGGCATCCGTCGTCGAATTCATCTCGGACAGCGCGAGCGCCGCGCCCGAGACCGAAGACTCCGCCCGGTTCTACATCTTCTCGGCGCCGGCCCACACCGAATACCCGACCACGCTCGTGCCCGCGGGAACCGGCATCGTCCGCGAGCTCGGCGACCAGTCGACCTCGAACCGCCGCACGCTCAACCAGTACATCCACGAGAACGGCGTGCGCAGCTGCCAGGTCGTGATGGGCGTGACGAGCCTGCACGAGGGCAGCATGTGGAACACCATGCCCGCGCACACCCACGACCGCCGCATGGAGGCCTACCTCTACTTCGACCTCCCCGAGGCCGCCCGCGTCGTGCACCTGATGGGCGAGCCGACCGAAACCCGCCACCTGATCGTCGCCAACCGCCAGGCGACCATCGCCCCGAGCTGGTCGATCCACTCCGGCGTCGGCACCTCGAACTACTCCTTCATCTGGGCCATGGCCGGCGAGAACCAGTCCTTCGACGACATGGACGCCGTGGACATCACCGCCGTTTCCTGATGACTGCTGACCTTGCCGGCGAGCGGATGCCGTCGGCCCCCGCCGCCGTCCAGGTCGCCACCCCTGCCGGCGCAGCCGAGCGCACCCTCATCGTGCTCGAGGCGGCCCTCGAGCATCCGCGGTTCTCGGACGTCGTCGCCGCGACAGGCCTGCCCAAGGCCACCGTGCACCGCCTGCTCTCGACCCTCGTGACGCAGCGGTTCCTCGCGACCGACGCCGCCGGCAGCTATTTGCCGGGCCCGGCGATCCTGGCGATCGCCGGCCGCGCCCTCGCCGGCGTCGACATCTCCGCGATCGCCCAACCCTTCGTCGACGCCCTCGTCGCCACGGTGGACTGCACCGTGCACATCGGCTACATCGCCGGCGACTCGATCGTCTACGTGATGCGCAGCGACTCCCGCAAACCGTACACAATGCCGTCCCGCGTCGGCCGTGCCGCCCCGCTGCACACCACCGGCATCGGCAAGGTCATTCTCGCGAGCTACCCCGACGACACCGTCGACCGCATCATCGCGAGCGCCGGGCTCGCCCGTATCACGGATGCCTCGATCACCGACCCGGACGCCTTTCGCCGCGAGATCGCCGGAGTGCGTTCGCGCGGCACTGCCCGCGACCGCGGCGAGAACGTGCCCGGAATCGCCTGCATCGCGGCGCCGCTCTTCGACCACGCCGGAACCGTCCGCTACGGGCTCAGCGTGTCCACGCTGTCGATCGAGCACAGCGACGAGCAGATCGAGGCGATGTCGGGCCCCCTGCTGAAGGCCGCGGCAGCCATCTCCCAGGCCCTCGGCTACCAGGGAAGCGCATTCGCGACCACACCGTTAGGAAACCACTCATGAGTGTTCTGAACCTCTTCGACCTCAGCGGCAAGACCGCCGTCGTCACCGGCGCGAGCCGCGGCATCGGCTTCGCCATGGCCGTCGCCCTCGCCGAGGCCGGCGCGGACGTCGTCGGCGTATCGTCGAGGATGCCCGAGCACGGCAGCGCGATCGAGACCGCGGTCACCGCACTCGGGCGCCGGTTCACCGCACTGTACGCCGACTTCGCCGACCGGGCCGCCGTCGCCGCGCTCGCCGCCGAGATCACCGCGCTGGGCCCGATCGACGTGCTCGTCAACAACGCGGGCACGATCGCGCGCGCCCCCGCAGCCGAGCATTCGGACAAGATGTGGGACCGCGTCATCGCCGTCAACCTCTCGAGCCAGTTCGTGCTCAGCCGGGAGATCGGCCGGACCATGATCGCGCAGGGCCGCGGAAAGATCATCTTCACCGCCTCGCTGCTGAGCTTCCAGGGCGGGCTCAACGTGCCCGCGTACACGGCTTCGAAGTCTGCGATCGCCGGACTCACCAAGGCACTCTCGAACGAGTGGGCGCCGCTCGGCGTCAACGTCAACGCGATCGCCCCCGGGTACTTCGCGACCGACAACACCCAGGCCCTCCAGGACGACGCCGGCCGGTCCGGGGCCATCCTCGAGCGGATCCCCGCCGCCCGCTGGGGCACCCCCGCCGACCTCACCGGAGCGACGGTCTTCCTCGCCTCCGCCGCCTCGGACTACGTGAACGGCATCATCCTCCCGGTCGACGGCGGCTGGCTCGGCCGCTGACCCGCTCCCGCTCCCGCATCCGCTCCCGCATCCGCTCCCCGAATCGGGTCGCCACCCTCCGCGAGAGTACACTTTTGGCCCTTCAAAACGGCTTGGGTTCAGGGGCCAAAAACGCACTCTCACGAGGGCGGGCAAGGGCGGGCGGGGACAGGGGTCAGGCGGAGTCGCGCCAGACGATCGGGGTGGTGAGCAGGATGCCGCCGAGCTCTGGCTCCTCGCCGCGCAGCTGGGCCAGCACCGATTCGGCGGCCCGCTCGCCGAGGCCGGCGGCCGGTTGGTGCACTGTCGAGAGCAGCGGCTGGCACCGGAGCGCCCAGGCGCTGTCGTCGAAGCCGACGACGCCGACGTCCCCCGGCACGCTGCGTCCGGCCTCGCGCAGCGCCTCGAGCGCGCCCGCAGCAACGGCATCGGATGCCGCGAACACCCCATCGAGCCAGGGCTCGGCGGCGAGCAGCGCGCGCATCCCCTCGACACCATCGGCATACGCATAGAACGGCACCCGGGCGACGAGGGCCGGGTCGAAGAGGGGACCGAGGGCATCCGTGAACCCGGCGAGACGGTCGGCGCCCGAGTCGCGGTCGAGCGCGGAGGCGATCATGCCGACGCGCGTGCGTCCGGTGGCGAGCAGGCGCTCCGTGATCGCGCGCGCTGAGCTGCGGTTGTCGATGCCGACGAACGGCAGTCGCCTCAGGTCCGGCGGATGTCCGACAAACGTCGACGGCAGTCCCAGCTTTTCGATAATGCGCGTGATCGGGTCATTCTGTCGTGCCGACACGACGATGACCCCGTCGACGAAGCCGCCGCTGAGGTACCGGGCGACCCGGTCGGTGTCCCGCTCGGAGTCGATGATGAGGCAGACCATCTGGAAGTCGGCGAGGGACAGCGCCGCGTTGGCCCCGAGCAGGATCTCGCCGATGTTGGGGTCTTCCAGGAAGAGCGAGTGCGGCTCGTGCACGATGAAACCGATCGCCTGCGAGCGCTGCATGACGAGGTTGCGGGCTGCGGTGTTCGGCACGTAGCCGACCTTCTCGATGGCGGCCTCGATCGCGATCCGCGCCTCGGCGGACACGTAGGGTTCGTCGTTCACGACCCGGCTCACCGTGCCGCGGGAGACCCCGGCCTCGAGGGCGACATCGTGGATCGTGGCACGTTTGCGCCGCCCCGGATTGGTCACCATTCGATAACTGTATCGCCCGTTTCGCGAAATGGGCCTTGACACGGATCGCGATCCGTACTTACTCTGTGTACGTTCACAGATCGACCGCAAGGTCTTTTTTTCCACCCAATCTGTGCACGTTCACAGATCATCCGGCGGATGCCGGTGCCAACGACGTCAGGGAGCCGATGAACGCGCGAGCAGCAGTCCAGAACGAGGCGGCACCCGCGGTCCCGTTCGCCCACGACGGCATCGCATACGGATGTGACTACAACCCCGAGCAGTGGGGCCCCGAGACCTGGGCCGAGGACATGCGGCTGATGCGCGCGGCCGGCGTCGACCTCGTCGCGATCAACATCTTCGGCTGGTCCCACATCGAACCGAGGCCGGGGGAGTACGACTTCGCCAACCTCGACACGATCATCGAGCTCCTGCACGCGAACGGCATCCGGGTCAACCTCGGCACCGGCACATCCTCTCCGCCGCCGTGGCTCACCACCCTGCACCCGGAGATCCTCCCGGAGACCGAGGACGGCAGCATCCGCTACCCCGGCGGTCGCCAGGCCTGGTGCCCGAGCTCGCCGGTGTTCCGCGAGCACGCCCTCGCCCTCGTCGAGAAGGTCGCCGAACGCTACGGCAGGCACCCCGCGATCGCGCTCTGGCACGTGTCCAACGAACTCGGCTGCCACAACGCGCTCTGCTACGACGAAGACAGCACGCTGGCCTTCCGGCGCTGGCTCCAGGCGCGCTACGGCACCATCGCCGCTCTCAATGCCGCCTGGGGCACCTCGTTCTGGAGCCAGCACTACGGCGAATGGTCCGAGATCCTCACCCCCCGACTCACCCTCTCGAGCCGCAACCCCGGCCAGGTGCTCGACTTCCACCGGTTCAGCTCCGACGAGCTGCTCGACTACTACCGCAGCGAACGCGACGTCATCCGCCGGCACAGTGCGGTGCCGGTCACCACCAACTTCATGGTCACCGCCCACATCCGCAACCTCGACTACTGGCAGTGGGCGCCCGAGGTCGACGTGGTCGCCAACGACCACTATCTCGACCACCGCCTCGGCGACCCCGTCACCGAGCTCTCCTTCGCAGCGGACCTCACCCGTGGGCTCGCCGGCGGGGCTCCGTGGCTGCTGATGGAGCAGGCGACCGGTGCCGTGAACTGGCAGCCGCACAACCTCGCGAAGGCGCCGGGCGAACTGACCCGCAACTCCCTCACCCACGTCGCCCGCGGCGCGGACGCGGTCTGCTTCTTTCAGTGGCGGGCCTCGCTGCAGGGTTCGGAGAAGTTCCACTCCGCGCTGGTTCCCCACGCCGGCACCGATACCGAGCTCTGGCGCGAGGTCGTCGACCTCGGCGCCGTCCTGGACCGGCTCGGCGACATCGCAGGCACCCGCGTCATCGCCGATGCCGCGATCGTCTTCAGCTGGGAGGCCTGGTGGGCCGGGGACGGCGAATCCCGGCCGTCCCAGTCGGTCGAGTACCTCGGCCAGATGCACGCCGCATACACCGCGCTGCACCGGCTCGGCATCACGGTCGACGTGATCGCCCCGGACGCCGACCTGAGCGGCTACCGCCTCGTCGTCGTCCCCACCCTCTACCTCGTCACCGACGCGGATGCCGCCGGTCTCGCCGACTACGTCGCGAACGGCGGGCACGCGCTCGTCACCTTCTTCAGCGGCATCGTCGACGAGGATGACCGGGTCCGCCCTGGCGGCTATCCCGGCGCGTTCCGCGAGCTGCTCGGCATCCGTGTCGAGGAGTTCTCCCCGCTGCTCCCCGGCCGGAGGCTGAGCCTGGACTCCGGGGCGGCGGCCGGCCTCTGGACCGAGCGGCTGCGCCTCGGCGGCGCGACCGCCGTTGCGAGCTACCTCGACGGCCCCCTGCCCGGCGTCCCGGCGATCACCCGCAACGGTTTCGGCCGGGGCGCCGCCTGGTATCTCGCCACCGCACTCGAACCCGACGCCCTGCGCGAGGTGATGCGCACGGTCGCCCAGGCCGCGCGGGTCACCGCCCTCGGCCCGGAATCGGACGGCACCATCGAGGTCCTGCGTCGTGCCGATGCGACGCAGAGCTACCTCTTCGTCATCAACCACGGCCACGCCGAGATCGAGATCGCCGCCAGCGGGCACGAACTCGTCACCGACGCCGCCGTCGACCGCATTGTGCGCGTACCGGCCGGCGCCGTGCGCGTCATCAGAGAGGACACGGCAGCATGAGTGCTTCCACCGCCCGATTCACGGATGCCCCGGGGGACACCCGCACGGCCCGCCGGCTCGCCGGTCGGCCCGGCCCCCGGACCCGCACCGGCCCTCGCCCGGCGAAGCCGCGGGTGCAGCACAAGCGCGCGATCCTGATCTTCGTGCTCCCCTTCGGCGCCCTGTTCTCCCTGTTCTACCTGGTGCCGATCGGCTACGCGATCTACGAATCCTTGCTCGTGATCAAGCGCGAGGGCACCTTCGGCGCGGCGACCGAGGTCTTCGGCGGCCTCAGCCAGTACGTCCTGGTCTTCCAGAACGGCCCGTTCTGGCAGTCCGTCGGCCGGGTGCTCGCCTTCGGCGCCGTGCAGGTGCCGATCATGCTCGGGCTCGCGCTGCTGTTCGCGCTGCTGCTCGACTCCCCGCTCGTGCGCGGCAAAAAGTTCTTCCGCCTCGCTTTCTTCGTGCCATACGCAGTACCGGGCGTCATCGCCGCGATCATGTGGGGCTACCTCTATTCACCGAACCTGTCGCCGTTCAGCGCGGTCACCCAGAACATCAACTTCCTCTCCGCGGACCTCGTGCTCTGGGCCATCGCGAACGTCGTCACCTGGGTCTACGTCGGCTACAACATGCTGATCATCTACTCGGCGCTCCTGGCCATCCCGACCGAGCTCTACGAGGCCGCCCGTCTCGACGGTGCCGGGCAGCTGCGGATCGCCTGGTCGGTCAAGATCCCGCTGATCATGCCCGCGATCGTGCTCACCGCGATCTTCTCCATCATCGGAACCCTGCAACTCCTCGCCGAGCCGCAGGTGTTCCGGAGCTTCAGCTCCGCCGTGACGAGCACGTTCACGCCCAACCTCACCGTGTACACGACGTCGTCGATCCCCAACGTCAACCTCGCCGCCGCGTTCTCGGTGGTGCTGGCCCTGGCCACATTCGTGCTCTCGTTCACATTCCTCAAGTTCACGCAGCGGAAGGAAGCCCAGTGAGCACCCTGACCCCCACCCCCGGCCCGGTGCGGCCGGCCCGTCGCATCCGCTCGACCCCCGGTTCGACCCCACGTGCCCAGCGGGAGAACCCGTTCGCCCGGGTCAGCGCCATGATCGTGATGGGCGTCTTCACGCTCTACTTCCTGGTTCCGGTCTGGTGGCTGCTCGTCGCCGCAACGAAGGATCGCGCCCAGTTCACCGGCACGAACGCGCTCTGGTTCGCGGACTTCTCCCTGTTCCAGAACATCGGCGCCCTGGTCAGCTACCGCGACGGCGTCTACCTCAAGTGGATGCTCAACAGCGCGCTGTACGCCGGGCTCGGCGCCCTGGT
This genomic window contains:
- a CDS encoding ABC transporter substrate-binding protein, giving the protein MAFEKRTRSSWFLTAAIGVAATLALSACSASGTSPVSAPSASSANVDAAAAAALPAKYKEAGTIKVASDIPFPPMEMFDANQKLTGFDYDLAQAIGAKLGVTMDLQTQAFDSIIPSLQSGKHDVIMSGMNDTVERQKTIDFVDYFHAGFSILVPKGNPGTITTVLDLCGKDVAVQKATVQADILHGYDAECSASGAGPMKLSELPLETDVQTAVRAGKAVADVVDSAVAAYAAQTAGGGSMFEVVRDAKNPAGYNPVYTGIGVLKKDADLSKALNLALAAVIKDGSYAEILAKYGMSDYGVDASGINLGS
- a CDS encoding amino acid ABC transporter permease; protein product: MPRALLTTRESVAGSDSLAVDPDDIVAVPLRHPWRWIIAVFLLIGFVCLGISLWQNQNVDHPTISEFIFNPRILSGVVLTIMLTVVAMLVSTVLGVLLAIMRLSSNPVMNILAWLYVWAFRGTPLLIQIVFWGYLGLLYAQISVGIPFTDFTIFAMDTNTLIPALTAGLLALTLNQAAYSAEIVRSGMLSVDEGQYEAAYSVGMSPVFTLFKVVLPQAMRVIIPPMGNETISMLKNTSLLSVIAVLELYTVATQISSQNLRQVELLVVVSCWYLFLTSVLSIPQYYLERYYGRGTARSLPPTPFQRVRALLRSNHAFGRARALGVDRSHGSSRGNQTIDRATHRQDAS
- a CDS encoding amino acid ABC transporter ATP-binding protein yields the protein MTDTVYAQVDPGALNSPVEPLLSALKVRKSYGGVEVLKGISLSVNPGQVMCLLGPSGSGKSTFLRCINHLERIDGGRISVNGELVGYAQRRDRIFEMNPREVARQRRGIGMVFQRFNLFPHMTALENITAAPVGVRRLPRQAALTRGLELLDRVGLADLAQSYPAQLSGGQQQRVAIARALAMDPKLLLFDEPTSALDPELVGDVLDVMRTLAADGMTMVVVTHEIGFARGAADVVVFMDGGVVVESGPPGEVLDNPQSPRTKAFLDSVM
- a CDS encoding SRPBCC domain-containing protein, which codes for MRASPERVYETWLSSTGDTAMTGTDASIDARVGGDDKAWDGYITGQTLVLDPGHRIMQSWRYRPTHRSPGRGEDSEHRQARVAFETPWSRWNLARLATSTAALALLALAALT
- a CDS encoding diacylglycerol kinase family protein, which translates into the protein MTNTELTDPDATGNGTAPEARTRLAAVVYNPIKVDLPALKASVATEESAAGWPETLWFETSKDDPGQGAARQAIEAGASVIVVAGGDGTVRAVAEIVHGTVCALALLPSGTGNLLARNLKLALDDLDGSIRSAFTGTDRVIDMGMIDIERADRRIDRHAYLVMAGLGLDAKMLANTDDDLKAKVGWLAYVKAMVAVGQDRNDLHFRYSLDKQPAQSMRAHTIMVGNCGLLPAEIVLLPDAVVDDGHFDIVVLKPKGVLGWVQIVSKVIWENGVLSRTPLGHRLRTKDVDALNYATGTELVLRLHRPEEIELDGDEFGKAVALKTWIDPGSLTVRVPSAA
- a CDS encoding wax ester/triacylglycerol synthase domain-containing protein encodes the protein MPTLPPIDRVSVDDLMSLATERGSSPMQVGAVLFLDSRSGLDPEAALRVLADRIRQVPRLRQRLVDVPRGCGRPAWVDDPAFDVSSRVCPAPGGEAAVLDIAAGLLGTRLSRSRPLWVAVLVTGVGGGAPGAELAPGSLGSAGSPDSLGTFGARDAPVASPDDRAALIIVFHHVLADGMGGLAVMASLVDRPAESLPRKRVNRRSGVPITTIHPLSRKGSGGMPSVGALARDAWAGRVRAVPHLPATLARAVGGLLALRGSIGAPRLARTSLNVPTGPRRRFVSIRLDLAEVLTAGHAHHATVNDVVLTAIGGALHRLLDQRGERQETFVLSVPFSGRRQAAAGELGNQSGVIPILVPGVGHPFTRLDAVATATKTAKLAPAGASTALLGPFFRLLARLGLFQRFISRQRRIHTFVTNLRGPGEPLAIFGCPVTGLVPLTGPTGNVTVSFAVLSYAGGLEVTLAADPDTCPDLDALRALLEHEFAALLS
- the kduI gene encoding 5-dehydro-4-deoxy-D-glucuronate isomerase, with amino-acid sequence MQIRNATSPTEVRGMTTAELRERFLVTDLFVDDELRAVYSHEDRVILVGVSPVTAPLTLESFPELRTDHFFERREAGIVNVGGSGTVVVDGVPFALGHGSCLYIGRGASVVEFISDSASAAPETEDSARFYIFSAPAHTEYPTTLVPAGTGIVRELGDQSTSNRRTLNQYIHENGVRSCQVVMGVTSLHEGSMWNTMPAHTHDRRMEAYLYFDLPEAARVVHLMGEPTETRHLIVANRQATIAPSWSIHSGVGTSNYSFIWAMAGENQSFDDMDAVDITAVS
- a CDS encoding IclR family transcriptional regulator, translated to MTADLAGERMPSAPAAVQVATPAGAAERTLIVLEAALEHPRFSDVVAATGLPKATVHRLLSTLVTQRFLATDAAGSYLPGPAILAIAGRALAGVDISAIAQPFVDALVATVDCTVHIGYIAGDSIVYVMRSDSRKPYTMPSRVGRAAPLHTTGIGKVILASYPDDTVDRIIASAGLARITDASITDPDAFRREIAGVRSRGTARDRGENVPGIACIAAPLFDHAGTVRYGLSVSTLSIEHSDEQIEAMSGPLLKAAAAISQALGYQGSAFATTPLGNHS